Proteins from a single region of Lujinxingia litoralis:
- a CDS encoding methyltransferase domain-containing protein encodes MSWEDAWQQGRTGWDAGQSSPLLQHLVASGELRGRHALVPGCGAGYDVVTLAESFEVATGQDLAPTARARFEEVRAQAGISPERALYLTGDFFHDDPGAPFDLVWDYTFLCAIDPSLRPRWAARMAEIIAPGGILAALIFPVLQDHPEREAERMAQGPPFPLRPADVEALIATDFTTRRLEPVPARLSHPGREGLEWLGLFVRR; translated from the coding sequence ATGAGCTGGGAAGACGCCTGGCAGCAGGGACGCACCGGCTGGGACGCCGGTCAGTCCTCTCCCCTTCTTCAACACCTTGTCGCCTCCGGCGAACTCCGCGGTCGCCACGCCCTGGTCCCCGGCTGCGGCGCGGGCTACGACGTGGTCACCCTGGCCGAGAGCTTCGAGGTCGCCACCGGCCAGGATCTGGCCCCCACGGCCCGGGCCCGCTTCGAAGAGGTGCGCGCACAGGCCGGCATCTCGCCGGAGCGCGCCCTCTACCTTACCGGCGACTTCTTCCACGACGATCCGGGCGCCCCCTTCGATCTGGTCTGGGACTACACCTTTTTATGCGCCATCGATCCCTCCCTGCGCCCGCGCTGGGCCGCGCGCATGGCCGAGATCATCGCACCGGGAGGGATCCTGGCCGCCTTGATCTTCCCGGTACTCCAGGACCACCCCGAGCGCGAAGCCGAGCGCATGGCCCAGGGCCCGCCCTTTCCGCTGCGTCCGGCCGATGTGGAAGCCCTGATTGCCACCGACTTCACCACCCGACGCCTGGAGCCGGTGCCCGCCCGACTCAGCCACCCGGGCCGTGAAGGCCTGGAGTGGCTGGGGCTCTTTGTGCGCCGCTAG
- a CDS encoding metallophosphoesterase family protein: MGRRSIGLVSDTHGWLDEHVLEVFKNVEHIVHAGDVGTMAVIAQLERVAPVTVVRGNIDGGELRFFPLEAQIQLGATTIAALHIAGSPKRPRAAARELIARLRPDVLVVGHSHIPVVGRVGGTLWINPGAAGRVGFHSERYAAILHIESDGSLALDRVVLGPRSGKRG; this comes from the coding sequence ATGGGACGCCGAAGCATCGGGCTGGTGTCGGATACTCACGGGTGGCTCGACGAACACGTGCTCGAAGTATTCAAAAACGTCGAGCATATTGTGCACGCCGGGGATGTGGGCACGATGGCGGTGATCGCGCAGTTGGAGAGGGTCGCGCCGGTGACGGTGGTGCGGGGCAACATCGACGGGGGGGAGTTGCGTTTTTTTCCGCTGGAGGCCCAGATTCAGCTCGGCGCCACGACGATTGCCGCCCTGCATATTGCCGGCTCGCCGAAGCGCCCCCGGGCGGCGGCGCGGGAGTTGATCGCCCGGCTTCGGCCCGACGTTCTGGTGGTCGGCCATAGCCATATTCCGGTGGTCGGGAGGGTGGGGGGCACGCTGTGGATCAATCCCGGGGCTGCCGGGAGGGTCGGGTTTCATAGCGAGCGCTACGCGGCGATTCTGCACATTGAGTCCGATGGCTCGCTGGCCCTGGATCGGGTGGTGCTGGGGCCGCGCAGCGGGAAGCGGGGGTGA